A window of Pedobacter lusitanus contains these coding sequences:
- the ilvN gene encoding acetolactate synthase small subunit gives MSNSQDIDSANAKQEFTITVYTENQIGILNRIAIIFSRRKINIESLNVSPSEIEHIHRFNILITETEEVVRKLARQIEKQVEVLKVYFNTNEDIIWQELALYKVPTDTIQEKVLVERLLRENGARAVVIRKDYTVFETTGHRTETDKLIEVLQPYGLIEFVRSARVAIIKDSTGFNSKLREFERLDPGHDVIENEFLDKEKNVFTM, from the coding sequence ATGAGCAATTCTCAAGACATAGATTCAGCAAATGCTAAACAGGAATTTACTATTACGGTATACACTGAAAATCAGATTGGTATACTTAATCGTATCGCAATTATATTTTCAAGAAGAAAGATCAATATTGAAAGTCTGAATGTCTCTCCTTCTGAAATTGAACACATCCACCGTTTCAATATACTGATTACAGAAACTGAAGAAGTAGTACGTAAACTGGCCAGACAGATAGAAAAACAGGTAGAAGTTCTTAAAGTATATTTCAACACCAACGAGGATATTATCTGGCAGGAACTTGCCCTGTACAAAGTACCAACAGACACCATTCAGGAAAAAGTACTGGTTGAACGTCTGCTACGTGAAAACGGAGCCCGGGCTGTGGTCATCCGTAAAGATTATACAGTTTTTGAAACCACTGGTCACCGTACCGAAACAGATAAACTGATCGAAGTATTACAACCATATGGACTGATCGAATTTGTCAGAAGTGCACGTGTAGCTATTATCAAAGACAGCACAGGTTTCAATAGTAAACTAAGAGAATTCGAGCGTCTTGACCCGGGTCATGATGTGATTGAAAATGAATTCCTTGATAAAGAAAAGAATGTATTTACCATGTAA
- the ilvB gene encoding biosynthetic-type acetolactate synthase large subunit gives MDTLQEVTTTPAAPKETKQVTGSVALLEGLIAEGTETIFGYPGGAIMPIYDAIYDYKEKLNHILVRHEQGATHAAQGFARTSGKVGVVFATSGPGATNLVTGLADAQIDSTPLVCITGQVFAHLLGTDAFQETDVINITTPVTKWNYQVTDANEIPAALAKAFYIARSGRPGPVLIDITKNAQMQLFDYEGYTPCTHIRSYRPKPIIRNEYIEQAAALINSAKKPFILFGQGVSLGNAEAEFQAFVEKSGIPAAWTILGAGAIPTDHPLNVGMLGMHGNYGPNVQTNECDVLIAIGMRFDDRVTGRLDKYAKQAKVVHLDIDPAEIDKNVKADVPVWGDCKETLPLLTKLVTEKTHPEWLAEFKAFEKIEKEDLIEPELNPQSGELTMGEVIHQLNILTKGEAVIVSDVGQHQMVACRYGKLNASRLTVTSGGLGTMGFGLPAAIGAKFGAPNRTVVAVIGDGGFQMTLQELGTIMQFGVDVKILILNNQFLGMVRQWQQLFNEKRYSFVDITSPDFVKLAESYYIAGKKVTERADLVGSLEQMLQHPGSFLLEVMVSKEHNVFPMVPQGCSVGEIRLK, from the coding sequence ATGGACACATTACAAGAGGTAACTACCACCCCTGCAGCACCTAAAGAAACCAAACAGGTAACAGGTTCTGTAGCCTTGCTCGAAGGATTAATTGCCGAAGGAACCGAAACTATTTTCGGATATCCCGGTGGAGCCATCATGCCTATCTATGATGCAATTTATGATTATAAAGAAAAGTTAAATCACATATTGGTAAGACATGAGCAGGGCGCGACACACGCAGCTCAGGGTTTTGCCCGCACTTCCGGTAAAGTCGGTGTTGTTTTCGCAACCAGTGGCCCCGGAGCAACCAATCTGGTTACCGGACTGGCCGATGCCCAGATAGACAGTACTCCTCTGGTGTGTATCACCGGACAGGTATTTGCTCATCTTTTAGGTACTGATGCTTTTCAGGAAACTGATGTAATCAACATTACTACACCAGTAACCAAATGGAACTACCAGGTCACTGATGCCAATGAAATACCTGCTGCACTGGCAAAAGCATTTTATATCGCCAGAAGCGGAAGACCAGGACCGGTATTAATTGATATTACCAAGAATGCTCAGATGCAGCTGTTTGATTATGAAGGTTATACCCCTTGTACTCATATCCGCAGTTATCGTCCGAAACCAATTATAAGAAACGAATATATTGAGCAGGCTGCTGCCTTAATCAATAGTGCCAAAAAGCCTTTTATTCTGTTCGGACAGGGAGTCTCATTAGGTAATGCAGAAGCTGAATTTCAGGCTTTTGTAGAAAAAAGTGGTATTCCGGCAGCCTGGACCATTCTGGGGGCCGGCGCTATTCCAACAGATCATCCCCTGAATGTAGGTATGCTTGGTATGCACGGCAATTACGGACCGAATGTACAAACCAATGAATGTGATGTATTGATTGCTATCGGGATGCGTTTTGACGATCGTGTAACTGGTCGTCTGGATAAATATGCTAAACAGGCAAAAGTTGTACATCTGGATATTGATCCGGCTGAGATCGATAAAAATGTAAAAGCTGATGTACCTGTTTGGGGAGATTGCAAAGAAACCCTTCCCCTGCTGACCAAACTGGTTACTGAAAAAACACATCCTGAATGGTTAGCTGAATTTAAAGCATTTGAAAAAATTGAAAAAGAAGACCTGATTGAACCAGAATTAAATCCGCAAAGCGGAGAATTAACTATGGGTGAGGTTATTCATCAGCTGAATATATTAACTAAAGGTGAGGCAGTAATTGTAAGTGATGTTGGACAGCACCAGATGGTAGCCTGCAGATATGGAAAGCTAAACGCAAGCCGTCTGACTGTGACCAGCGGTGGACTGGGGACTATGGGCTTTGGTTTACCTGCTGCTATAGGTGCAAAATTCGGTGCTCCTAACCGTACAGTTGTAGCTGTAATTGGCGACGGTGGATTCCAGATGACCTTACAGGAATTAGGTACGATTATGCAATTTGGTGTAGATGTCAAAATACTGATCCTTAACAATCAGTTTCTGGGCATGGTACGTCAATGGCAGCAGTTATTCAATGAAAAACGCTATTCATTCGTTGACATCACCAGTCCTGATTTTGTCAAACTTGCTGAGTCTTATTATATAGCAGGTAAAAAAGTTACTGAACGTGCTGACCTGGTGGGCTCACTGGAACAAATGCTGCAGCATCCCGGATCATTCCTTTTAGAGGTAATGGTTAGTAAAGAACATAATGTATTCCCTATGGTTCCTCAGGGCTGTAGTGTAGGTGAAATCAGACTTAAATAA
- the leuD gene encoding 3-isopropylmalate dehydratase small subunit yields MKKFERLISAIVPLNIENIDTDQIIPARFLKATTREGFGENLFRDWRYNGDNTPKPDFVLNDPTYNGQILVAGKNFGCGSSREHAAWAIQDAGFDVVISSFFADIFKGNALNNGLLPIQVSDDFLSAIYTAVSKNHKAQLDVDLENQTVTIKDTGEKADFEINAYKKSCLINGYDDIDFILNQKHLIEEFEQAK; encoded by the coding sequence ATGAAAAAATTCGAAAGATTAATATCGGCAATTGTGCCATTAAATATAGAAAACATCGATACTGACCAGATCATTCCGGCCAGGTTTTTAAAGGCGACTACCCGTGAAGGTTTTGGCGAAAACCTGTTCCGTGACTGGCGTTATAATGGTGATAATACGCCTAAACCGGATTTTGTACTGAATGATCCAACTTATAACGGGCAGATTTTAGTAGCAGGAAAAAACTTTGGTTGCGGCAGTAGTCGTGAACATGCAGCATGGGCTATTCAGGATGCAGGTTTCGATGTGGTAATCAGCAGCTTCTTTGCAGATATCTTCAAAGGAAATGCGTTGAACAATGGTCTCTTACCTATCCAGGTTAGCGATGATTTCTTATCTGCTATTTATACAGCAGTGAGCAAAAATCACAAAGCTCAGCTGGATGTAGATCTTGAAAATCAGACTGTGACAATCAAAGACACGGGAGAGAAAGCTGATTTTGAAATTAACGCCTATAAAAAATCATGTCTGATTAACGGTTATGATGACATCGATTTTATCTTAAACCAGAAACATTTGATAGAAGAATTCGAGCAAGCAAAATAA
- the leuB gene encoding 3-isopropylmalate dehydrogenase has translation MKKNILVIPGDGIGPEVTQWGKAVLEQIAASFDHEFLFDEALMGHAAIEATGTPLPDDTLEKAKKSDAILFGAVGHAKYDNDPSLKVRPEQGLLKIRKELGLYANLRPILLFDELLNASSIKAHILRGTNILFFRELTGDVYFGEKTRSEDKNTASDLMIYHKYEVERIAHKAYEAAMQRGRKLCSVDKANVLESSRLWRETVQEIAKQYPEVETQHLFVDNAAMQLIKDPKQFDVVLTANLFGDILTDEASQIAGSMGMLASASVGDGTGFFEPIHGSAHDITGKDLANPLASILSAALMLEISFGLKEEAQLIISAVDSVLKDGYRTSDIADDTTSPYKVLGTQDMGKLVLKFITQQTYSN, from the coding sequence ATGAAGAAAAATATATTAGTTATACCAGGAGATGGTATCGGACCCGAAGTTACCCAATGGGGGAAAGCTGTACTGGAACAAATTGCAGCTAGTTTTGATCATGAATTTCTCTTTGATGAAGCATTGATGGGACATGCAGCAATTGAAGCTACCGGTACTCCTCTGCCGGATGATACCCTGGAGAAAGCAAAAAAGAGTGATGCTATCCTGTTTGGCGCCGTAGGTCATGCGAAATATGATAATGATCCTTCTTTAAAAGTACGTCCTGAACAAGGTCTGCTTAAAATCCGCAAAGAACTGGGACTTTATGCTAACCTGCGTCCTATTTTGTTATTCGATGAATTATTAAATGCATCAAGTATTAAAGCTCATATTCTTAGAGGTACGAACATCCTGTTCTTCAGAGAACTGACAGGTGATGTTTATTTCGGCGAAAAAACCAGATCCGAAGATAAAAACACCGCATCTGATCTGATGATTTATCATAAATACGAAGTAGAACGTATTGCCCATAAAGCTTACGAAGCAGCCATGCAGCGTGGCCGTAAATTATGTTCAGTAGATAAGGCAAACGTACTGGAAAGTTCCAGATTATGGAGAGAGACCGTTCAGGAAATAGCTAAACAATATCCTGAAGTCGAGACTCAGCACTTATTCGTGGATAATGCTGCCATGCAACTAATTAAAGACCCCAAACAGTTTGACGTAGTTTTAACCGCAAATCTGTTTGGCGATATATTAACTGACGAGGCTTCACAAATAGCAGGTTCAATGGGTATGCTGGCTTCGGCATCTGTTGGAGACGGAACCGGATTTTTCGAACCTATTCATGGCTCAGCACATGACATTACTGGCAAAGACCTGGCTAATCCGCTGGCCTCTATCCTTTCTGCTGCTTTGATGCTGGAAATCAGTTTCGGCTTGAAAGAAGAAGCGCAGTTGATTATTTCGGCTGTTGACAGCGTATTAAAAGATGGCTACAGAACCAGTGACATCGCAGACGATACAACCAGCCCATACAAAGTATTAGGTACTCAGGATATGGGTAAACTCGTCTTAAAATTCATCACACAACAAACTTATTCAAATTAA
- the ilvC gene encoding ketol-acid reductoisomerase, with translation MSNYFNTLPLREKLNQLGVCDFMDSSEFLDGVDALKGKKIVIVGCGAQGLNQGLNLRDSGLNVSYTLRKEAIEGKRDSWKNATENNFAVGTYEELVPEADVVVNLTPDKQHTSVVNAIMPLMKKGATLLYSHGFNIVEEGMQIRKDITVIMVAPKCPGSEVRAEYVRGFGVPTLIAVHPENDPEGKGLAQAKAYCAGTGGHRAGVLKSSFVAEVKSDLMGEQTILCGLLQTGSILSFDKMVEKGIDAGYASRLVQYGVEVITEALKQGGITAMMDRLSNVAKIKAFELSEELKTIMRPLFQKHQDDIMSGEFSRIMMEDWAAGDKNLLAWRAATGETAFEKTPAGNVKIGEQEYFDHALLMVAFIRAGVELAFETMVEAGIKPESAYYESLHETPLIANTIARKKLFEMNRVISDTAEYGCYLFDHACKPLLADFMKHVDTDLIGKNFNEGKDGSVDNRALIAVNEVIRSHQVETIGAELRKAMTAMKSIKTV, from the coding sequence ATGTCAAATTATTTTAACACACTTCCTCTCAGAGAAAAATTAAACCAGTTAGGTGTTTGTGATTTCATGGACAGTTCAGAATTCCTGGATGGTGTAGATGCATTAAAAGGAAAAAAAATAGTCATTGTAGGCTGTGGTGCTCAGGGACTAAACCAGGGTTTAAACTTAAGAGATAGTGGTTTAAATGTTTCTTATACTTTACGCAAAGAAGCTATTGAAGGCAAAAGAGATTCATGGAAAAATGCTACTGAAAACAATTTTGCAGTTGGTACTTACGAAGAATTAGTTCCAGAAGCTGATGTTGTAGTTAATCTTACGCCTGATAAACAACATACTTCGGTAGTTAATGCAATTATGCCCCTAATGAAAAAAGGAGCTACTTTATTATACTCACACGGTTTTAACATTGTTGAAGAAGGAATGCAGATCCGTAAAGATATTACAGTGATCATGGTAGCCCCTAAATGTCCGGGAAGTGAAGTAAGAGCAGAATATGTAAGAGGTTTTGGTGTACCAACTTTAATCGCTGTGCACCCTGAAAATGATCCTGAAGGAAAAGGTCTGGCACAGGCAAAAGCTTATTGTGCCGGAACAGGCGGACACAGAGCGGGTGTATTAAAATCATCTTTTGTAGCCGAGGTGAAATCAGATTTAATGGGTGAGCAGACTATCCTTTGTGGTTTACTGCAAACTGGGTCTATCCTTTCATTTGATAAAATGGTTGAGAAGGGAATCGATGCAGGTTATGCTTCAAGACTGGTACAATACGGTGTGGAAGTAATCACTGAAGCTTTAAAACAAGGTGGAATCACCGCAATGATGGACAGATTGAGCAATGTGGCCAAGATTAAAGCATTTGAGCTCTCTGAAGAATTAAAAACCATCATGCGTCCATTGTTTCAAAAGCATCAGGATGATATTATGAGTGGTGAATTCAGTCGTATCATGATGGAAGATTGGGCAGCAGGAGATAAAAATTTACTGGCTTGGCGTGCAGCTACCGGCGAAACTGCTTTTGAGAAAACACCTGCAGGTAATGTCAAAATTGGTGAACAGGAATATTTCGATCATGCTTTATTAATGGTTGCTTTTATCAGAGCAGGTGTTGAACTGGCTTTTGAAACTATGGTTGAGGCAGGAATTAAACCAGAATCTGCTTATTATGAGTCATTACATGAAACTCCGCTGATTGCCAATACGATTGCCCGTAAGAAATTATTTGAAATGAACAGAGTAATCTCTGATACTGCAGAATATGGCTGCTATTTATTTGATCATGCCTGCAAACCGTTACTGGCAGATTTCATGAAGCATGTGGATACTGACCTGATCGGTAAAAACTTTAATGAAGGTAAAGATGGTTCTGTAGATAACAGAGCTCTGATTGCAGTGAATGAAGTAATCCGCTCTCATCAGGTTGAAACTATCGGAGCTGAGTTAAGAAAAGCAATGACTGCAATGAAATCGATTAAAACAGTATAA
- a CDS encoding 2-isopropylmalate synthase has translation MLHDPNRVYVFDTTLRDGEQVPGCQLSTPEKIEIAKALEALGVDVIEAGFPISSPGDFQSVVELSKAVREPIICALTRANRKDIDSAVAALQYAKHPRIHTGIGSSDMHIKYKFNSTREDILERAVEAVKYAKRFVEDIEFFAEDAGRADNAFLAQMVEAVIAAGATVVNIPDTNGYCLPEQYGSKILYLKQHVKNIDQAIISVHCHNDLGLATANTLAGVINGARQVECTINGIGERAGNTALEEVAMVLKTHHALNLKTNINTKHFSEISAKVSRMMRMPVQPNKAIIGQNAFAHSSGIHQDGFLKHRENYEIINPEDVGIDSAGIILTARSGRHALKHHLERLGYVIEKINLDQVYEKFLLLADQKLEISDDDLLSLMSDGEEHTYKNGYKLNSLHVVCGDSQLPVAIVKLEHEGQEKEAKAEGNGPVNATIKAIETIIGKDIQLKEFTIQAMHGGSDDTSKVNMRVIFEERSYLGYGFSTDIVKASADAYLDALNKFL, from the coding sequence ATGCTACACGATCCTAATAGAGTTTACGTATTTGACACCACCCTTCGTGACGGAGAACAGGTTCCGGGCTGCCAGCTTTCTACTCCAGAAAAAATAGAAATTGCAAAAGCACTGGAAGCACTTGGTGTGGATGTGATTGAAGCTGGTTTTCCAATTTCCAGTCCTGGTGATTTCCAGAGCGTGGTGGAATTATCAAAAGCAGTTCGGGAACCAATTATTTGCGCACTGACCAGAGCAAACAGAAAGGATATCGATTCTGCAGTAGCAGCTTTACAATATGCTAAACACCCGAGGATACATACTGGAATAGGCTCCTCAGATATGCATATCAAATACAAATTCAACAGTACACGCGAAGATATTCTGGAACGTGCAGTTGAAGCTGTAAAATATGCAAAGCGATTTGTAGAGGATATAGAGTTTTTCGCAGAAGATGCGGGTCGTGCAGATAATGCATTTTTAGCTCAGATGGTTGAGGCTGTAATTGCTGCAGGTGCAACTGTTGTAAATATCCCGGATACTAATGGATATTGTTTGCCTGAGCAATACGGATCAAAAATCCTGTATCTTAAACAGCATGTTAAAAATATAGATCAGGCAATTATCTCTGTGCATTGCCACAATGATTTAGGTTTGGCTACAGCTAATACTTTAGCCGGGGTAATTAATGGTGCACGCCAGGTAGAATGTACCATTAACGGTATTGGTGAACGTGCCGGAAATACTGCATTGGAAGAAGTAGCTATGGTTTTAAAAACACATCATGCGCTGAACCTGAAAACCAATATCAATACCAAACACTTCAGTGAAATCAGTGCTAAAGTGAGTCGTATGATGAGAATGCCAGTTCAACCTAACAAAGCAATTATTGGACAAAATGCTTTTGCACATAGTTCAGGTATTCATCAGGATGGTTTCCTTAAACACAGAGAGAATTATGAGATCATTAATCCTGAAGATGTTGGAATTGACTCTGCAGGAATTATATTGACAGCCAGAAGCGGACGTCATGCTTTAAAACATCATTTGGAAAGACTGGGTTATGTGATTGAAAAAATCAATCTGGATCAGGTTTATGAGAAATTTCTTCTTCTTGCAGATCAGAAACTGGAAATCTCTGATGATGATTTATTATCATTAATGAGTGACGGAGAAGAACATACCTATAAAAATGGATATAAACTGAACTCTCTGCATGTGGTTTGCGGAGATTCACAACTCCCTGTTGCCATAGTAAAATTAGAACATGAAGGTCAGGAGAAGGAAGCAAAAGCTGAAGGAAATGGCCCGGTTAATGCAACTATTAAAGCTATTGAGACCATAATTGGTAAAGATATTCAGTTAAAAGAGTTTACCATTCAGGCGATGCATGGTGGTAGCGATGATACCAGTAAAGTAAATATGAGAGTTATTTTCGAAGAACGGTCTTATTTAGGATACGGATTCAGCACCGATATTGTTAAGGCATCAGCCGATGCTTATCTGGATGCATTAAATAAATTCTTATAA
- the leuC gene encoding 3-isopropylmalate dehydratase large subunit → MSKTLVEKIWDAHVVKSEPGFPDILYIDTHLIHEVTSPQAFDGLRKRGLPVFRPQQTVATADHNVPTIDQLLPIKEELSRYQVDMLTKNCAEFGIELYGLGHPFQGIVHVIGPELGITLPGKTMVCGDSHTSTHGAFGAIAFGIGTSQVEQVFATQCLLQQKPKTMKIEVNGTLGKGVSAKDIILYIISKISAAGGTGYFIEYAGSAIEALSMEARMTICNMSIEMGARGGLIAPDQTTFDYVKGREFAPAGAEWDKALSYWKTLYSDADAKFDSVLTFKAEDIAPMITYGTNPGMGMGIQENIPSTTSQPDKEQLSYQKALDYMGFEDDSSLIGKPVDYVFIGSCTNSRIEDLREVAEFVKGKQKAENVTVWIVPGSKQVEQQAKNEGLDRIFEQAGFQLREPGCSACLGMNEDKIPAGKYCVSTSNRNFEGRQGPDARTLLVSPLTAAAAAVTGRITDVREMLTEA, encoded by the coding sequence ATGTCAAAAACATTAGTAGAAAAAATATGGGATGCGCACGTTGTAAAAAGCGAACCAGGATTTCCTGATATTCTATATATTGATACACACTTAATACACGAGGTGACTTCTCCTCAGGCTTTCGATGGTTTACGCAAAAGAGGTTTACCTGTTTTCCGTCCGCAGCAAACTGTGGCTACTGCAGACCATAATGTACCAACTATTGATCAGTTATTGCCGATCAAAGAAGAACTTTCACGTTACCAGGTAGACATGCTGACAAAAAACTGTGCAGAATTCGGTATAGAACTGTATGGTCTTGGGCACCCTTTTCAGGGAATTGTTCATGTTATCGGCCCTGAGCTGGGAATTACCCTGCCAGGCAAAACTATGGTTTGTGGTGATAGCCATACCTCAACTCACGGAGCTTTTGGTGCTATTGCATTTGGTATAGGTACTTCGCAGGTAGAACAGGTTTTTGCAACGCAATGTTTATTACAGCAAAAACCTAAGACCATGAAAATTGAGGTTAACGGTACTTTAGGAAAAGGTGTGTCTGCTAAGGACATCATTTTATATATCATCTCTAAAATATCTGCAGCTGGTGGTACCGGTTATTTTATTGAATATGCAGGTTCGGCAATCGAGGCTTTAAGTATGGAAGCCAGAATGACTATCTGTAATATGAGTATAGAAATGGGTGCCAGAGGTGGTTTAATCGCTCCTGACCAGACTACTTTCGATTATGTTAAAGGCAGAGAGTTTGCTCCGGCCGGTGCGGAGTGGGATAAAGCACTTAGCTACTGGAAAACCTTATACAGTGATGCTGACGCAAAATTTGATAGTGTATTAACTTTCAAAGCAGAAGATATTGCCCCGATGATTACTTACGGAACAAATCCGGGTATGGGTATGGGTATTCAGGAAAATATCCCTTCAACAACTTCACAACCTGATAAAGAGCAATTATCGTATCAGAAAGCACTTGATTACATGGGATTTGAAGATGATTCATCATTAATCGGAAAACCTGTTGATTATGTTTTTATTGGTAGCTGTACCAATTCACGTATTGAAGATTTACGGGAAGTAGCAGAATTTGTAAAAGGGAAACAAAAGGCAGAAAACGTAACTGTCTGGATTGTACCTGGTTCAAAACAAGTGGAACAACAAGCTAAAAACGAAGGTCTGGACAGGATTTTTGAACAAGCTGGTTTTCAGCTTCGCGAGCCAGGATGCAGTGCCTGCCTGGGTATGAATGAAGATAAAATCCCGGCAGGAAAATACTGTGTTTCTACTTCGAACAGAAATTTTGAAGGTCGCCAGGGTCCTGATGCAAGAACTTTACTGGTAAGTCCTTTAACCGCCGCTGCTGCTGCTGTTACTGGTAGAATTACTGATGTAAGAGAAATGTTAACTGAGGCTTAG
- a CDS encoding ATP-binding cassette domain-containing protein, whose translation MSQPIVNIANLNLKYHNKLVLQDLNWVINRKENWLLRGISGSGKTSLAKAIAGLVRFQGDIEVNFDPQSSLPPLVHYVANWYQFKDLEGQSNFYYQQRYNKQATETTATVKFELENYGKKHQLQFSEAEKLLAALGFSDLLDSTLIQLSSGEHKKLQLVSALWLKPQLLIIDQPYNGLDKLSRHKLNDLFEAITAAGTQLILISNDKELPSAVHRFAAIKTGKLVEISADEHLQEYDKEEAKSIPDFLTETPVSSAENIIRMVNVNISYGEKQVLKDISWEVKAGEKWLLQGPNGSGKSTLLSLITGDHPQAYANDLHLFGNKRGSGESIWDIKKRIGLISPELHWYFDPLATVRQSIISGFFDSSGLFREPDYTKKTQAAELISYFGLTEYQDVLLNQLPLGKQRLAFLARTIIKNPELLILDEPCQGLDQQQTQYFNKLVDELCQNGTTLIYVGHFESQLPACIEKRILLENGEVKSVENILESV comes from the coding sequence ATGTCACAACCCATCGTAAATATCGCCAACCTGAATCTGAAGTACCACAATAAACTGGTGCTGCAGGATTTGAACTGGGTTATCAACCGTAAGGAAAACTGGTTATTACGTGGGATAAGCGGGAGTGGCAAAACATCATTAGCCAAGGCAATTGCAGGTCTGGTCAGATTCCAGGGTGATATTGAAGTCAATTTTGATCCGCAGAGCAGCTTACCTCCTCTTGTACATTATGTAGCAAACTGGTATCAGTTTAAAGATCTGGAAGGTCAGTCAAATTTCTATTATCAGCAACGTTACAATAAACAGGCAACGGAAACTACCGCTACCGTAAAGTTTGAATTAGAAAATTATGGTAAAAAACATCAGCTTCAGTTCAGCGAAGCCGAAAAACTTTTAGCTGCTCTGGGCTTTTCTGATTTACTGGATTCCACTCTAATTCAGCTGTCAAGTGGAGAGCATAAAAAATTACAGCTGGTTAGTGCTTTATGGCTTAAACCTCAGTTGTTAATTATAGACCAGCCCTATAATGGACTGGATAAACTTTCCCGGCACAAGCTGAATGATCTGTTTGAAGCTATTACCGCAGCTGGGACGCAGTTGATCCTGATCAGCAATGATAAGGAATTACCTTCAGCGGTACATCGTTTTGCAGCCATCAAAACAGGTAAACTGGTAGAGATCTCTGCTGATGAACATCTGCAGGAATATGATAAAGAAGAGGCTAAATCAATTCCTGATTTTTTAACTGAAACTCCTGTTTCATCGGCTGAAAACATTATCAGGATGGTGAATGTAAATATCAGTTACGGAGAAAAACAGGTATTAAAAGATATCAGCTGGGAAGTTAAAGCCGGAGAAAAATGGCTGCTTCAGGGACCTAATGGATCTGGCAAATCAACCTTATTAAGTTTGATTACCGGCGATCATCCCCAGGCCTATGCCAATGATCTTCATTTGTTCGGTAACAAAAGAGGTAGTGGTGAAAGTATCTGGGATATTAAAAAACGTATTGGATTAATCTCACCAGAATTACACTGGTATTTTGATCCTCTGGCGACTGTCAGACAAAGTATAATCTCTGGTTTTTTTGATAGTTCTGGTTTATTCCGTGAACCTGATTATACAAAAAAGACTCAGGCTGCAGAACTGATCAGCTATTTCGGATTAACGGAATATCAGGATGTGCTGCTCAATCAGCTCCCACTGGGTAAACAGAGACTTGCTTTTCTAGCCCGCACTATTATCAAAAACCCAGAGCTGTTAATCCTGGATGAACCTTGTCAGGGTCTGGATCAGCAGCAAACACAGTATTTCAACAAACTGGTAGATGAATTATGTCAGAATGGTACAACGCTGATTTATGTCGGCCATTTTGAATCGCAGCTGCCTGCATGTATAGAGAAAAGAATTTTATTAGAAAACGGCGAAGTAAAATCCGTAGAAAACATATTAGAAAGCGTTTAG